Proteins encoded by one window of Macadamia integrifolia cultivar HAES 741 unplaced genomic scaffold, SCU_Mint_v3 scaffold94, whole genome shotgun sequence:
- the LOC122070524 gene encoding formimidoyltransferase-cyclodeaminase-like isoform X2 — translation MKKKSITATMITKQSMLLCCKLYISESRNTEAMETVERAGGLDPETVIIKKFEDRDYNRVRYTLVSYVAHDTTGNAVYSPLQQTVIAMVEAAYESINLELHSGAHPRLGVVDHICFHPLSRASLDEAAWLAKLVATDIGNRLQVPVYLYEAAHPTGKALDTIRRELGYFRPNSMGQWVGWALPEILPHIPDVGPTQVSRDRGIAVIGASPWYVTYNVPLMSTDLSAARKIARLVSERGGGLPTVQSLGLVHGEQSTEVSCILLEPDRVGADRVQSQVEILAAQEGLDVEKGYFTDFSPEMIVETYRKLVSGGEGKHGLMKLSI, via the exons ATGAAGAAAAAGAGCATCACAGCCACGATGATCACGAAGCAATCAATGCTGCTGTGTTGCAAGCTTTACATTTCAGAATCACGAAACACAGAAGCGATGGAGACGGTGGAAAGAGCCGGTGGCCTTGACCCAGAAACCGTGATTATCAAGAAGTTCGAAGATAGAGATTATAACCGGGTGAGGTACACACTTGTGTCGTACGTGGCTCACGACACCACCGGCAACGCCGTCTACAGCCCTCTCCAACAAACGGTGATTGCGATGGTGGAGGCCGCTTATGAATCCATCAACCTGGAGCTTCACTCTGGTGCACACCCTCGTCTCGGCGTCGTTGACCACATATGCTTCCATCCTCTCTCTCGAGCTTCCTTGGACGAAGCGGCTTGGCTCGCTAAACTTGTTGCTACTGATATCGGCAATAGACTCCAAG TACCTGTATACCTGTATGAAGCTGCACACCCAACAGGTAAGGCCCTTGACACCATCCGGCGAGAGCTGGGCTACTTCCGGCCAAATTCCATGGGACAGTGGGTCGGGTGGGCCCTTCCAGAAATCCTCCCTCATATACCAGATGTGGGTCCTACACAAGTATCTCGAGACAGAGGAATTGCTGTGATCGGTGCAAGTCCTTGGTATGTAACATACAACGTTCCACTCATGTCTACCGATTTGTCTGCTGCAAGAAAGATTGCTCggttggtgagtgaaagaggtgGTGGGTTACCCACGGTTCAATCACTTGGTCTGGTTCACGGGGAGCAGTCGACTGAGGTAAGTTGCATTCTACTGGAACCGGACCGGGTTGGAGCCGACCGGGTGCAGAGTCAAGTGGAGATACTAGCTGCCCAAGAAGGATTGGATGTGGAGAAGGGTTATTTCACTGATTTCTCACCAGAGATGATCGTTGAGACTTACAGGAAGTTAGTGTCTGGTGGTGAAGGTAaacatggtttgatgaaattaAGCATCTAA